Proteins from one Chroococcidiopsis sp. CCMEE 29 genomic window:
- a CDS encoding tryptophan-rich sensory protein, translated as MIPSWLVIGSVTLLVTLGGILFRPRDLKWAVQLERPNWLTFEPFIPVIWTVVFTCGAVSAYIVWEQNPGSLKTWLLMGLYLLLEIVTVCYTSVTLRVRSLTVGTIIGVTGVILSVLLTLTVLPISGWAAVLLLPYVIWSPIGSYTTWEMIRLNPSAE; from the coding sequence ATGATTCCCTCTTGGCTAGTAATTGGTAGTGTAACTCTATTAGTTACACTAGGTGGCATCTTATTCAGACCGCGCGATCTCAAATGGGCTGTACAATTGGAGCGCCCAAATTGGCTAACGTTTGAGCCTTTTATCCCCGTGATCTGGACGGTGGTTTTTACTTGTGGGGCTGTATCAGCTTATATTGTCTGGGAACAAAACCCAGGTAGCCTCAAAACTTGGTTATTGATGGGATTGTACTTATTGTTGGAAATTGTCACTGTCTGCTATACCTCAGTAACGCTTAGGGTGCGTAGTCTGACAGTCGGAACCATTATTGGAGTAACTGGTGTAATTTTAAGTGTATTGTTGACACTAACTGTTTTGCCAATTTCTGGCTGGGCAGCAGTTTTACTCCTGCCATACGTGATTTGGAGTCCAATTGGCAGTTACACCACGTGGGAAATGATTCGCCTTAATCCCAGTGCTGAGTGA